The window AGCACTTTTTAATCATGAGCAGTTGCTTTGCCGCTGCGGGCTGTCTAGCCGCAGTGGTTCAAACCGACTTACTTCTCGGTGAATTGCTGTGCATGCTGACGGTGCTCGCCATTGCAGGGAAATGGCCGACCACCGGTCGGCTCGTGCGGTGGTGCGGTCGCGTGATCGATCCGCTCTATCAACGCCGCGACGAATACACTGAGTATTGAGCGGAGAGGGCGTCTGAGTGATTGTCCAGTATCGTCGCAGTGAAACCGCTCGATCCTAGCTGCGCGGACAGGAACCGCACTGGGCGGCAGGCGATAGGGCGAAGACTCTCCCTGATGTAGATATGTAGCTACTCAACTAAAACGCGAGTGCAGCGGGCGGTAATATGGTTTGGCAGCGTGCTAGCGTAGCAGCCCTAAAATGGAAGTAAGTAATACATCCATGCTTGGATACGCACCGTCACCTTGCTGATGACGTGAAACGGTCTGCCGGAACCGGTGTAAATGGTGGCCATCCCAGTGGTGCCCATGGCCATCGCAGTCGTTGCGGATTCGTCGTCAAGTTTCAATTTGACTGCAAACTGACCGCTTGAGTGGATGGTAGATGCATCGATGAGTTGGCCTGAAGTGGTGAATTGCCCATCACCACTGGCCTGGATCACAGCGACGACTTTGGCAGCAAACACTTCACCTGGACGCGACTTGAAGACAACCTCAGCCTGATCTCCCGCTTTCACGTTCTTAACAACGTTCTGTCCATAGGTTGCTACGACATTCGCTTCCGTTGTATCAATAAACGTTCCCATTGGCGCAAATGGAAACGAGACTGCCATCGACCCTTCGCGGACCTGCCAGTTAGTGACGAAGCCGTCTGCGGGTGCGTAGACCGTGCATTGCTCCAGGTTGAACTCCGCGTTATCCAGATTCGCTCGGGTGGATTCCACCGTACTCTTTGCCGCGGCGAGCGCGGCGATCGCTGATAGCTTGGAAGCCTTGGCCTCGTCGATGCTTGAATTTGACGCGAGCAGTTCTTGCTTGTACTGTTCCAATTGCACCGCCCCAATCGTGCCCGCGAGTGAGTTTTCCGCATCTTTCGCGGATTGATACTGCGCCTCCGCAGCGGCTTCATTGGCGATGGCGATTTGAATAGCAGCATCCGCAACTGTCACGCTAGCACTGAGCTGCTCGACCGTCTGTTGAGCGGCCTCGAGTGACGCACGGAGCTGGTTGACGGTGAATTGGTAGGGGGTCTTTTGAATCTCGAAGAGTTTATCCTTGCCCTTTTTTAGCGGCTCATTGGGTTCAGCATAAATCTTTTCAATGGGGCCTTTGACTTGCGGCACAATCTGAACGGTATATCGATTCACCACCAAGTTGCGTGAGATTGGTGACGAAAATTGCCATAGCACGGTAATCAATCCGACCGTCAGGAAGCCGATCGAAGCCGCGATGGCCACATTGGTCGGCGTCGGCTTGATCCGCATCTTGATGTAGAACAGCCAGATACCGAGGACGTAGATAATTGTAAAGAGTGCAATCACGCATCGTTCTCCGGTGTGTTGTATCCCGCGTTACCCGATTTCAAGAATGCCCACACAAACGCGATCGGCCAGCCAATCCCACCGCATGCCAGTCCAATCCAGCTCGCCGCATTGATGGCGTCGACCTGGGGATGATTTCGTTTCATCGCAATCTTCTTGGGGAGTGACCCCAACGCCACGATGATGGCCACGAACACGCAGAACAACAGCGCGATGACAAACCACGCGAAGAATGTGGCAAAATCAAACATGTCCTGTGATCCCCGGGCGTAATTTCGATCTTTTGACTGGATTCGTGCTTAATCCTAGCCCGTCCCTGTGGCCCGGTAAACGGCAGCGACATTCGCGATGCCCCCGGGAAACTCGGTGGGCTTGTCTGACAGTGATTCGGCATCGGACCGGAAATCAGCTTGAATTCACGTCTGTTTTGACCTGACGCTGATCTGCTGGCTTTTGCTAATCATTCCATCCTAGCGGTACCGCTCTACCGCCATTTCGCCGTCCACACGCTCAAAGAGTTTCACCGATGGGTACACCATTTTCCGCCAAAACGCAGCTCGCTTCGATCACCGAAGTTTTACGCACGATCGCCGGGCCGCTGGACCTGAACGTCTCTGTTAGGCTGTGGGATGGCAGCGTGGTACCTTTGGGCCCCAATGCAGACGGGCGTCTGATCCTCTCGCTCTCTGGCCCTGGCGTGATCGGCTCGATGCTGCGGCGTCCGACCCTCGAAACTCTCGTACGCCTGTACGCGACCGGGCATATCGAATTCGAAGGTGGTGATCTGATCGAATTCACCAAAGCTCTTCGCACTGAGAGATCTAACCGGGCCGAACTGAAGAAGATTAGCAAGGCGATGGTGGTGCGGAAAACAATCCCCTTCCTATTCGCCAAAACCAAGACTGGCGATCTCGATCACGGGTATCGCGATGATATGGTCGGACGCAAGGAGTCGGCGCGAAACAACACCGACTACATTCAGTTCCATTATGACGTCGGTAATGATTTCTATAAACTGTTCTTGGGCGAAGAGATGCAGTACACCTGCGGCTACTTCACCGATTGGTCAAACTCGCTCGACCAAGCCCAACATGACAAGCTGAATATGATCTGCCGCAAACTACGGCTCGAGCCAGGCGAGCGGATGCTCGACATCGGCTGCGGTTGGGGCGGGTTGATCTGTCACGCCGCCAAGCACTTCGGCGTGACCGCCCACGGCGTGACGCTCTCGCAAGAACAACATGACTTTGCCAAAGCCAAGATCGAACGCCTTGGGTTGCAGGATCAGGTCACGGTCGAAATCTGCGACTACGCTGACCACCAGGGAACCTACGACAAGATCAGCAGCATCGGGATGTCCGAGCACATCGGCGCAGCTAACTACCCTCGCTATTTTGGGAAAATCAATTCCATGCTCCGAGATCGCGGCGTGATGCTCAATCACGCGATCGCACGCCGAGCCAAGACAAGCAAAAAAGCTGCCCAACGAATTCGTCCCGAACGCCAGTTTATCCTGAAGTACATCTTCCCTGGTTCGGAACTGACTCCGGTCGGTGAAACAACCGAGAGCCTCGAGCTGAACGGCTTTGAAGTCCATGATGTGGAATCATGGCGTGAACACTATGCCCACACCACGCGGTTCTGGTGTCAGAATCTATCGGCCAATCGCGAGCAAGCGATTGAGTTGGTGGGTCGTGAGAAATACAACTTATGGGTCGCTTACCTGGCCGGAGCCTCAGCTGGTTTTACCGCGGGATCGATCAAGCTCTATCAGGTTGTCGCTACAAAGCGGGCCAAGAAAGGTTTGTCAGGCATGCCTCCCACACGCGAGCACCTCTATCGGGCCGCCTAAGTCGCCAGACGGCAGCGTTTTTTACTGGCTGAGCCAGATGTCGCACAGGCATCCGCTCGCCTCTTGAGGAACCAACGTTCTAGAAAGGTTGGTGCTGGTGGGGCTGGGAGCGTCCGATGTGGCTGGCACCCATTGAGCTAGTCCCCAATTCCCGTACCACCGACGGCGCGATTTAAGATGCTGCCGTGTGGATGCCCTGGTCGGGGGCTGAGAAAGGGGCCACCCATGAGTGAGAAAGGGGCCACCCATGGCTGAGAAGTGACACCGAGAAAGGGGCGAGAAAGGGGCCACCCACATAAAAGTGAGAAAGGGGCCACCCACAGAGCGAGAAAGGGGCCACCCATCATGAGAAAGGGGCCACCCATGAGAAAGGGGCCACCCATCATGACATGAGAAAGGGGCCACCCATAAATTGGACAGTATCCGTGCATACGGCGCGCGACCGACAGAATAAAACCAAGTGCATCGCTGGCAAAATCGGCGATTGGATGCGGACGACGCCAGCAAAAATTGCTGACCAGCGACTGACCGCGCAGCGGTCACTGCGAAGGCTGACTTCGAAATCAAAAGAATGGGTATCGGTTCAGACCGAAGAGAGGCCCAGCGGGTTTTCGCGGGCACACAACCAGCCTTGACCGCGACGGCACGCTTCACCCGCGAGACTCTCCGGCGTGCCTGCCGCTCGCTTGAAGATGCGACCAAACTTTCGCACCACGTCGCACCAACCGTGGGTGTCCAAGCCGATCCGCTGCAAGATCGGGGTCAGGTGATCTGGAATGCGACCGATCTTATCGGCACGCAACTGGCGGCCTGTCCAATCGAGCAATTCCAAATACCTCGCCATCGGTACCGGTAAAAATCCCTTATTGCTCGCCCGACGTCCAGATGGCTCCACTGCGGGACCGACGTCATCGAATCGCTCATCAATCTCGATGGGACTCATCCAACCGCTACGCCGTCGACGACGACTCCGCTCCCAGTCGTGAGTGCTCGGCCGACTCCGATCTTCTCGTTCGCTAAGATCATCGATCCGATCCTTCGCTCCGGTGTAATCACTGGTCTCCGGAGTTTCCGCCAGCGCCGCACGAATCGGATTCAGATCAACGTACGCCGCACACACGAGCAAACTGGATTCATCGAGCAAAATTTGTGCTCGATAACGACCTTCCCAAAAATGGCCGGTAACTTTTTCTTCGGCGTTGCTACGCCGAGCAATGTTTTCAGCCGTGCAGCGCATCCACCAACTGATATCTGACAATCGCGAGCGTCTTTCAGCGAGCACTTCAGGCTGATTGAGAATCATGTCCAGTTCCGGCTTGCTGGGGGCGGCGGGCGAACCATCTTCATTTCGCCGCCGAGGAAACAACCGCAACCAACGCCTCGCCACCTCCTCGTCGGACCAGGCCGCCACAACGTCCGCCCGACTGCGCAGGACAAGGTGAATGTGGTTATGCATCACCGAAAAAGTCAAGCAATCCACCGCGAAGACCGAAGCTAGGAACTCCAGTCGATCACGAATCCAACCTCGCCGGTGCTCGTAGGAATTGCCCGTCAACGGATCGTCTCCACAGAGAAACGCACGACGCACGCACCTCTGAATGCAATGCACCACCTGCACTTCGGATGGATCGAGAACTTCACCACGAGCTTGACGAGGCATCACATCGACTCCGGAGCAGAGGACCATCAGGGCCGCACAACCGGTACGACCATTGCCATCTTACGCTCTTGAGCAGGACGGTCAAGCAGAAATTGCCTGTCCCTTTCTACCCCGTGAAGAGAACCCACGCCTGGGCGGCTTCGTGCCGCAAAGATGGCGGACTTCGTGTCCGCCAACAAGAAAAGCCACCTTGCGGTGGCCTTTAAAAGCGTCGTTTTTCTCCGGTTCACTGTGTGGGTTATCGCCTAATCGGTACCGGACACCTTACTTTTCTCCGACACCTTTGATCTCTCCCATTGATCGGTCTTGAGAGCATTTCCAATGCGTCTGTGGTACCAAAAAACAACTAGGGCTGCGGCCAAAACTAGATTCGACACCGTTAGAATCGCGAGGGTCTTTATGAAACAATTTTCACCAAAGCTACGAAGGCCAACTACACGCAAATCATAATCTTGTTTGAGCAACCCTGGTGGAACTCGCATATTGACAAGGACATCGCAGCTGTGTGGCCGATCACTTGGGTATTCACTGTGGCTTATAGTCAAGCATTGATGACCTACAACGCGAGCGTCAACGCGGATATCCTCTCCCTCGAGAATAGCAATCAATACCTTATGCCTGTATTTAAGTCGATTTGCACCGACACTCGCTTCGAAATCTGAGCCAATCACCTCGAGTTTTGCCTGTCTGTAACTATCGCGGTGGACTAAAAAGCGAACTCGCCCTATTTGCTCATGAACGTTTAACCCAGATAGAATTATCCCCACTATTAGTAACGGAAATCGCACTCGGCCTAAAATTAAATACGTTCGCCGAAGCATGCTCTCTTGGCTCGGCGATCGCAACGCCTTAGTTTGCTTCACAGCACCGACCACCACCAATTTTTTTCGCAAGTGAGCCCGAGATTGAACCGCCAACGTCGATCGAAGCGCCTACGGTCCCCGAGAAGCCCATTCCAACGCTGCCTTCAATATCGTCTGGAAACTCGGTCTCGGTACTCACCGGAAGGTTGGCTGATCCGTGAATTCCAATGAAGATACCAGCCTGCGCTCTGACGAAAATTGTGCCGGTAATCTCGGCACCCTCAGTCGGGCAGGGACCGCTCGAATTTTCGCCTTTTACTCCACCGCCCTTATTCGGGCCTGGGCACAGTCGTTCCTTTTCTCTGAGATAGTTCTTTCGTTTGATTTTCACCCCAGGAAAGCACGGACGATCAATTCGATCATTTCTTCCCCCGGTTCCCTTTTTTGGTGGTTTTTGAGCAGCTACAGACACACCCAATTGATAGTACACTTCCACGGACACACTTACTATTGCGTAGATCTCTTCTATCCCGTTGCTGCAGCAAGTGCTTATTTTCGCATCCGCTGCAATCTCGAAATTCACTGTCCCTGGGCCGAGTGGAACAGACCAGTTGAGTGTTCCGCCAAGCGACACTGAATTGAGAAGACCTTGTCCTGAAAGCAATCCCGACGGATCGACAAAACTAAGAGACATATAGTTGGAGTATAGAGCAAATCCATCCTCGTACCCGATCGGATCTCTGGAGCAGAATCTACCAGCCACCGAGTCGTACATGCGGGCACGGTAGTGGTACAGCGTCAGGGCCTCGTCGAACTCACGACCCGTGTACGTATACCGGTTGTTGTCAACACTGACGGTGCGTGCTGTGCCCGAAGCATCGGTGATCGTAGGCGTACCATACGCATCGTAGGCGTACCTTTCGGTGATCGCACCACCGCCGTTGGTCAGGGCGATGACGCTGTACTGTTGGCCGCGGTGGCAGTGGGACAGGTTGCTGCTGATTGTTCTTACAGTTGGGGCGTCATTGTTAAAGTGGGTGATCGCATCGGGGCCGCAAAATCTCATGGTGCCTTGGATCCGCTTGCGAGGTGATGCATCGGGAGATCGAGTTGGATACCGCCAATGCTCGCCCGTGAGGCAATTGTACCTCTTCACCGTTCCAAAGGTGCTGCGGTGCACGCCCTTGCCGGTTGAATAGCGTGCGGGTTGAATGGCGTGCCGGTTGAGGCGAACGGGGTTGAGTCAGTGATGATCCAGGCAGGCTGTCGCCGATGGGTGACTGCGCTACAATGGGGCCACCATCTCTGGACGGACGTCCAGGGGCTGAATACGACTGTCTCTCCGTCGCCCACCAAAGCATGACTGTTCATGAGAATGACCGCCACCGCCAAACCCAATGCTGCCGAATGGGAGCAACTTGCTCGCTCCATGGACGGCGATCTGCATACCGGCGATCTGATGCGGCGAATCTATGCCACCGACGCTTCGGCCTATCAAGAGATGCCAGCGGCAGTGGCAATTCCGAAGTCGGAAAATGATATCTGCGGTTTGATCCGGTTCGCGCGCCAGCACCACATCGGCTTGATTCCACGCACCGCCGGCACGTCGCTGGCCGGTCAAGTCGTGGGCAGCGGCATTGTCGTCGACGTCTCCCGCCATTTTACAGAGATCCTCGAGGTCAACGCCGCTGAAGGGTGGGTGCGGGTGCAGCCTGGCGTGATTCGCAATGAACTCAATCGCCATTTGGCGCCCTTGGGTTATTGGTTTGCTCCGGAAACCTCGACACAGAATCGGGCTATGATCGGCGGGATGGTGGGGAACAATTCCTGTGGGAGCAACAGCCTGAAATTCGGCAGTACCCGGGATCATCTGCTCGAGCTTCGCGGGTTTCTGTCTGATGGCAGCGCGACGACGTTTACTGCATTGACGGTTGATCAGGTTTCGGAAAAGTGCAGCGGTCCCGATTCACTCGAAACGCGAATCTATCAGCACACACGCGATCGACTCAGCGATCCCTCGGTGCGGGCGGAGATTACTCGCGAGTTTCCGAAACCAACCATCCACCGGCGAAACACCGGTTACGCACTGGACATGTTGATGAACTCTGATGAGCCATTCAACTTCTGCAAATTGGTCGCTGGGAGCGAGGGGACTCTGTTTTTCACAACCGAGATCAAGCTGCGGATCTTGCCGTTGCCACCGCCGCGGAGCGGATTGCTGTGCGCACATTTTGACAACGTGAAAGACGCTCTCACGGCTACCTTGGTCGCAGTCAAGTTTGATATTAACGCATGCGAGCTGATCGACGATGTCATCCTCGGCTGTACTCAGCGAAGTTCCGAACACCGCCAGAACCGGTTTTTTATCGAAGGTGATCCGGCTGCGATTCTCGTTACCGAAGTGCGTGGTGACAGCGATGAGGAAGTGCAACGTGCGGCCGAACGGATTGCGGCGGCGATGTCTGCTGCCGGCTTGGGATATCACTTTCCGATCCTGCTGGGCAGCGACTGCGAGCGGGTTTGGGATCTGCGAAAAGCAGGCTTGGGCTTGCTCGGCAATATTCCGGGTGACGACAAAACCGTACCGGTCATCGAAGACACGGCTGTCGACGTCCAAGACCTTCCCGCGTACATCGCTGAAATCGGCGACACACTCGAAGCAAACTTCGGCCTGAAGTGCGTCCACTACGCACACGCTGGCTCGGGCGAAATACATTTGCGGCCGATCATCAATCTCAAGACGGAAGATGGCAAGCGGTTGTTCCGCGATGTGGCCTCGACTGTTGCGACAATCGTTAAAAAATATCGTGGCTCGCTGTCGGGCGAGCATGGTGACGGTCGCCTCCGTGGAGAGTTCTTGCAGCAGATGATTGGTCCTGCTAACTATGAGCTGGTCCGTGAATATAAAAGCGTGTGGGACCCTGACGGCGTGTTCAATCCGAACAAAATTGTCGACACACCTCAGATGAACGAGTCGCTGAGGTACCGGCCGGGTCAGACATCGGGTGAGAACATTGCGACGATCTTCGATTTCTCGGCGAATCAAGGCATACTCCGCGCCGCTGAGATGTGCAACGGGTCGGGCGATTGTCGCAAAACGCAGCTCGCCGGAGGGGTGATGTGTCCGAGCTACATGGCGACACGCAACGAGCGAGATACGACGCGAGCGCGTGCGAATACCCTACGGCAAATACTCACCTCATCGACGAAAACAAACCCGTTTGATAACGAGGAGATTCGAGAGGTGATGGATTTATGCCTGTCCTGTAAGGGGTGTAAGTCGGAATGCCCCTCGACCGTGGACGTCGCTAAGTTGAAGGCTGAATTTCTCCAGCACTACTATGATGCCAATGGTGTGCCGCTACGCAGTCGCATGATTGCTGGCTACACTCGGGCGCAACGAATGGTCAGCATCGCCCCTTTCCTGTTCAATGCGTGCGTACGCACACCGGTGATTCGCCGGTTGCTGAATCGTATCATTGGCTTTCACCCGCAGCGATCGATTCCCACCACCGCGAGGCGAACTTTCAGGCGATGGTTTCACCAGCGAACACAGCGTTTTGTCGGATTGCCGGCCAACGGACGCAAAGTTCTGCTGTTTGCCGACGAGTTTACCGACTATTCCGAACCTGAAATTGGGATCGCAGTCGTTGAACTTCTTGAACGTCTGGGGTACGAGGTTGAGATCCCTGACCATCTTGAAAGCGGGCGCAGCTCGATATCGAAGGGGATGTTACGCCAAGCTCGGGATATCGCGAGGCAGAACGTTGATTTGCTCAGCGGAGTGGTCAGCGCGGAGGTGCCATTGATCGGCATTGAGCCCTCCGCCATCCTCTCATTTCGTGATGAGTACCCCGAACTGGTCGGTGACGACAAGAATCTGGATGCGGTGAAACTAGCTGGAAATTGTCTGCTGCTGGATGAATGGTTTGCTCGCGAGGTTGACGAGGGACGTATCCGCGCGGATGCGTTTGTTGATGACGAGCGCAGCGTGATTGTCCACGGCCATTGTCATCAGAAAGCTCTCGGTAACATGCTTTCGTCGCTACAGATGCTGACGCTCCCCACCAATTTTCGCGTCTCGTTAATCCCCAGTGGGTGTTGCGGTATGGCCGGGTCGTTCGGTTACGAGCGTGAGCACTACGACGTCTCGATGAAGATTGGTGAGCTCGTTCTATTGCCCGCAGTTCGGAAGGCGAGCGAGGACACGATCATTGCCGCAGCGGGTACGTCCTGCCGCCACCAAATCCGAGACGCCACCCCACGCCGCGCACTGCATCCCGCCGAGATCCTGCGAGACGCGCTGCGCTGAAGTCGCGGATCGCTCCGTCGATCGAGAATAAAACAAGACTGGCGGGAGCGATTGCGCTAAACGCTTCGGGAGACTACGAAAGTGTGAAAGGGAGGTGTGGATCGGCGGAGCGATCCACGACTATTGCACAGCTGCGGCGAGGGCTTGTTTCTTGCGGTCTTGCTCGGTCATTTCTGCCGCGACAGCGTCGTGAGCCTGCTGAGCTTGCTCGTAGGCTGTTGTAGCGGCGCCGACTTCGCTTCGCCGTTGCTGGACCAACTCTTCAGCAGGTTTGATCTTGGCAGCCAGTTCGGTTGCCGCAGTCTTTTCTGCATCGGCTTTGTTGACAGCATCGATTGCCTCGCGGCGGGTATTGGCGATCTCCGTCATCAATGTCGCGAGTTTGGTTTCGGCTACCGCGACCGACTCAATCTTGGCTGGGTCGACAGCGTCACCGAGTCCGATGCGAGCAGCGATCACGGCGTCATGTTGATCGCGAGAGCTCAAAATCATGGTGGGTAGTTTTTCGCCGAGCTGTTGGGACTGCTGCCGGAGGGCGGCTTCCTTAGCTTGGCTTTGTTGCACTGCAGCGACAGCGG of the Allorhodopirellula heiligendammensis genome contains:
- a CDS encoding transposase: MPRQARGEVLDPSEVQVVHCIQRCVRRAFLCGDDPLTGNSYEHRRGWIRDRLEFLASVFAVDCLTFSVMHNHIHLVLRSRADVVAAWSDEEVARRWLRLFPRRRNEDGSPAAPSKPELDMILNQPEVLAERRSRLSDISWWMRCTAENIARRSNAEEKVTGHFWEGRYRAQILLDESSLLVCAAYVDLNPIRAALAETPETSDYTGAKDRIDDLSEREDRSRPSTHDWERSRRRRRSGWMSPIEIDERFDDVGPAVEPSGRRASNKGFLPVPMARYLELLDWTGRQLRADKIGRIPDHLTPILQRIGLDTHGWCDVVRKFGRIFKRAAGTPESLAGEACRRGQGWLCARENPLGLSSV
- a CDS encoding RHS repeat domain-containing protein; protein product: MRFCGPDAITHFNNDAPTVRTISSNLSHCHRGQQYSVIALTNGGGAITERYAYDAYGTPTITDASGTARTVSVDNNRYTYTGREFDEALTLYHYRARMYDSVAGRFCSRDPIGYEDGFALYSNYMSLSFVDPSGLLSGQGLLNSVSLGGTLNWSVPLGPGTVNFEIAADAKISTCCSNGIEEIYAIVSVSVEVYYQLGVSVAAQKPPKKGTGGRNDRIDRPCFPGVKIKRKNYLREKERLCPGPNKGGGVKGENSSGPCPTEGAEITGTIFVRAQAGIFIGIHGSANLPVSTETEFPDDIEGSVGMGFSGTVGASIDVGGSISGSLAKKIGGGRCCEAN
- a CDS encoding FAD-binding and (Fe-S)-binding domain-containing protein; the protein is MRMTATAKPNAAEWEQLARSMDGDLHTGDLMRRIYATDASAYQEMPAAVAIPKSENDICGLIRFARQHHIGLIPRTAGTSLAGQVVGSGIVVDVSRHFTEILEVNAAEGWVRVQPGVIRNELNRHLAPLGYWFAPETSTQNRAMIGGMVGNNSCGSNSLKFGSTRDHLLELRGFLSDGSATTFTALTVDQVSEKCSGPDSLETRIYQHTRDRLSDPSVRAEITREFPKPTIHRRNTGYALDMLMNSDEPFNFCKLVAGSEGTLFFTTEIKLRILPLPPPRSGLLCAHFDNVKDALTATLVAVKFDINACELIDDVILGCTQRSSEHRQNRFFIEGDPAAILVTEVRGDSDEEVQRAAERIAAAMSAAGLGYHFPILLGSDCERVWDLRKAGLGLLGNIPGDDKTVPVIEDTAVDVQDLPAYIAEIGDTLEANFGLKCVHYAHAGSGEIHLRPIINLKTEDGKRLFRDVASTVATIVKKYRGSLSGEHGDGRLRGEFLQQMIGPANYELVREYKSVWDPDGVFNPNKIVDTPQMNESLRYRPGQTSGENIATIFDFSANQGILRAAEMCNGSGDCRKTQLAGGVMCPSYMATRNERDTTRARANTLRQILTSSTKTNPFDNEEIREVMDLCLSCKGCKSECPSTVDVAKLKAEFLQHYYDANGVPLRSRMIAGYTRAQRMVSIAPFLFNACVRTPVIRRLLNRIIGFHPQRSIPTTARRTFRRWFHQRTQRFVGLPANGRKVLLFADEFTDYSEPEIGIAVVELLERLGYEVEIPDHLESGRSSISKGMLRQARDIARQNVDLLSGVVSAEVPLIGIEPSAILSFRDEYPELVGDDKNLDAVKLAGNCLLLDEWFAREVDEGRIRADAFVDDERSVIVHGHCHQKALGNMLSSLQMLTLPTNFRVSLIPSGCCGMAGSFGYEREHYDVSMKIGELVLLPAVRKASEDTIIAAAGTSCRHQIRDATPRRALHPAEILRDALR
- a CDS encoding SAM-dependent methyltransferase — its product is MGTPFSAKTQLASITEVLRTIAGPLDLNVSVRLWDGSVVPLGPNADGRLILSLSGPGVIGSMLRRPTLETLVRLYATGHIEFEGGDLIEFTKALRTERSNRAELKKISKAMVVRKTIPFLFAKTKTGDLDHGYRDDMVGRKESARNNTDYIQFHYDVGNDFYKLFLGEEMQYTCGYFTDWSNSLDQAQHDKLNMICRKLRLEPGERMLDIGCGWGGLICHAAKHFGVTAHGVTLSQEQHDFAKAKIERLGLQDQVTVEICDYADHQGTYDKISSIGMSEHIGAANYPRYFGKINSMLRDRGVMLNHAIARRAKTSKKAAQRIRPERQFILKYIFPGSELTPVGETTESLELNGFEVHDVESWREHYAHTTRFWCQNLSANREQAIELVGREKYNLWVAYLAGASAGFTAGSIKLYQVVATKRAKKGLSGMPPTREHLYRAA
- a CDS encoding DUF3302 domain-containing protein is translated as MFDFATFFAWFVIALLFCVFVAIIVALGSLPKKIAMKRNHPQVDAINAASWIGLACGGIGWPIAFVWAFLKSGNAGYNTPENDA
- a CDS encoding HlyD family secretion protein, yielding MIALFTIIYVLGIWLFYIKMRIKPTPTNVAIAASIGFLTVGLITVLWQFSSPISRNLVVNRYTVQIVPQVKGPIEKIYAEPNEPLKKGKDKLFEIQKTPYQFTVNQLRASLEAAQQTVEQLSASVTVADAAIQIAIANEAAAEAQYQSAKDAENSLAGTIGAVQLEQYKQELLASNSSIDEAKASKLSAIAALAAAKSTVESTRANLDNAEFNLEQCTVYAPADGFVTNWQVREGSMAVSFPFAPMGTFIDTTEANVVATYGQNVVKNVKAGDQAEVVFKSRPGEVFAAKVVAVIQASGDGQFTTSGQLIDASTIHSSGQFAVKLKLDDESATTAMAMGTTGMATIYTGSGRPFHVISKVTVRIQAWMYYLLPF